The following proteins are co-located in the Sphingomonas donggukensis genome:
- a CDS encoding HpcH/HpaI aldolase/citrate lyase family protein, with protein MTARRLRSLLFVPGDRPDRMEKALACGADALILDLEDAVAPERKAAARADVAAFLRGAAREVALFVRINPLDGGLADADLDAVAVARPDGWVLPKAEGSASVRDLIARLEARGDTSAPILLIATETPAAMFRLGEYAAVPERLAGITWGAEDLPAAIGAETSREADGSYTAPYHLARALTLFGAAAAGVAPIETVYPAFRDLEGLADYAARGARDGFTGMMAIHPAQVAVINAAFTPSDAAVAHARAVIAAFEANPGAGALSLDGRMIDGPHLKQAQRLLARI; from the coding sequence ATGACCGCGCGGCGCTTGCGGTCGCTGCTGTTCGTGCCCGGCGACCGGCCCGACCGGATGGAAAAGGCGCTGGCCTGTGGGGCGGATGCGCTGATCCTCGACCTGGAGGATGCGGTCGCGCCGGAACGCAAGGCCGCGGCCCGCGCCGACGTGGCGGCGTTCCTGCGCGGCGCCGCGCGGGAGGTTGCGCTGTTCGTGCGGATCAATCCGCTCGACGGCGGTTTGGCGGACGCCGATCTCGATGCGGTGGCGGTTGCTCGGCCCGATGGGTGGGTGCTGCCCAAGGCCGAGGGCAGCGCGTCGGTGCGCGACCTGATCGCGCGGCTGGAGGCACGCGGCGACACGAGCGCGCCGATCCTGCTGATCGCGACCGAGACGCCGGCGGCGATGTTCCGGCTGGGCGAATATGCCGCGGTGCCCGAACGGCTGGCCGGCATCACCTGGGGCGCCGAGGACCTGCCCGCTGCGATCGGGGCGGAAACCAGCCGCGAGGCCGACGGCAGCTATACCGCGCCCTATCATCTCGCCCGCGCGCTTACCCTGTTCGGCGCCGCCGCCGCCGGGGTCGCGCCGATCGAGACGGTATATCCGGCGTTTCGCGACCTCGAGGGATTGGCCGATTATGCCGCGCGCGGGGCGCGTGACGGCTTCACCGGCATGATGGCGATCCACCCCGCGCAGGTCGCGGTCATCAACGCCGCCTTCACGCCCTCCGACGCCGCGGTCGCCCATGCCCGCGCGGTGATCGCCGCGTTCGAGGCCAATCCGGGGGCGGGGGCACTCAGCCTCGACGGGCGGATGATCGACGGCCCGCACCTGAAGCAGGCGCAGCGCCTGCTCGCGCGGATCTGA
- a CDS encoding SAM-dependent methyltransferase yields the protein MALIDRFFARAFTRGELTVIHPGGATRVFGAPDPALAPVTIRLARGAARQIMRDPAIGAAEAFMDGRLTIERGDILALLSLAAAGNMWERGSPALNATALARAWSALRFRFDRVNMARRSKRNVAHHYDLNDRLYDLFLDADRQYSCAYFADPANSLEQAQADKKAHIAAKLALEPGMRVLDIGCGWGGMALYLHAKTGAEVLGITLSEEQLKVARRRAEGAGVADKVRFELIDYRAVTGQFDRIVSVGMFEHVGTPQYRTFFAKCRNLLSEDGVMLLHTIGRAGAPGVTDRFTAKYIFPGGYIPALSEIAQGYEGLRMYCTDVEVLRLHYAYTLDHWYARTVAAREQIVALYDERFYRMWTFYLAGSVIAFRYGGLVNYQLQFARNRHTLPITRDYMAAAEARFQAGG from the coding sequence GTGGCCCTGATCGACCGGTTCTTCGCGCGCGCCTTCACGCGGGGTGAGCTGACCGTCATCCACCCGGGCGGCGCGACGCGCGTGTTCGGCGCGCCCGATCCCGCGCTGGCGCCGGTCACGATCCGGCTGGCACGCGGCGCCGCCCGCCAGATCATGCGCGACCCGGCGATCGGCGCGGCGGAAGCGTTCATGGACGGACGGCTTACGATCGAGCGGGGCGACATCCTCGCCCTCCTCAGCCTCGCCGCGGCGGGCAACATGTGGGAACGCGGCAGCCCCGCGCTCAACGCCACCGCTTTGGCGCGCGCATGGTCGGCGCTGCGCTTCCGCTTCGACCGGGTGAACATGGCGCGCCGGTCGAAACGCAACGTCGCGCATCATTACGACCTGAACGACCGGCTGTACGACCTCTTCCTCGATGCCGACCGGCAATACAGCTGCGCCTATTTCGCCGATCCCGCCAATTCGCTGGAACAGGCGCAGGCCGACAAGAAGGCGCATATCGCCGCGAAACTGGCGCTGGAGCCGGGGATGCGGGTGCTCGACATCGGCTGCGGCTGGGGCGGCATGGCGCTGTATCTGCATGCCAAGACCGGGGCCGAGGTGCTGGGCATCACCCTGTCGGAGGAACAGCTGAAGGTCGCGCGCCGCCGCGCGGAGGGGGCCGGGGTCGCCGACAAGGTGCGCTTCGAACTGATCGACTACCGCGCGGTCACTGGGCAGTTCGACCGGATCGTGTCGGTCGGCATGTTCGAACATGTCGGCACGCCGCAATACCGGACGTTCTTCGCCAAATGCCGCAACCTGCTGAGCGAGGACGGCGTGATGCTGCTCCACACCATCGGTCGCGCCGGCGCGCCGGGGGTCACCGATCGGTTCACCGCCAAATACATCTTTCCGGGCGGGTACATCCCCGCGCTGTCGGAGATCGCGCAGGGCTATGAGGGCTTGCGCATGTATTGCACCGACGTCGAGGTGCTGCGGCTGCACTACGCCTACACGCTCGATCACTGGTACGCGCGCACCGTCGCCGCGCGCGAGCAGATCGTCGCGCTGTACGACGAGCGTTTCTACCGGATGTGGACCTTCTACCTCGCGGGGTCGGTGATCGCGTTCCGCTATGGCGGGCTGGTCAACTATCAGCTGCAGTTCGCGCGCAACCGCCACACCCTGCCGATCACCCGTGATTACATGGCGGCGGCGGAGGCGCGGTTTCAGGCGGGGGGATAG